The proteins below are encoded in one region of Levilactobacillus namurensis:
- the pyk gene encoding pyruvate kinase — protein sequence MKKTKIVSTLGPASTDVDTIVKLIEAGANIFRFNFSHGDHEEHLGRLENVHKAEKITGKTVGIMLDTKGAEIRTTVQQGGKLNFTTGDQFRISMDASIEGTKEKIAVTYPGLYDDVHEGGHVLFDDGLLDTVVDKKDDATKELVVTAQNDGVLGSRKGVNAPGVSINLPGITEKDSDDIRFGLDHEINFIAASFVRKPQDVLDIRELLEEKHMEHVQIFPKIESQEGIDNFDDIIKVSDGLMVARGDMGVEIPTENVPLVQKALIKKCNALGKPVITATQMLDSMQENPRPTRAEASDVANAVFDGTDATMLSGESANGEYPVEAVTTMNRIDIKAENALKDFGRDNLDFDNGDVTESIGASVARVANQLGVKTIVAATESGYTARMISKYRPNANILAVTFDDRTRRGLMVNWGVYPIVTEKPSNTDAMFDLAAAKAVETGLAKEGDLILITAGVPVGERGTTNLMKIQLIGSKLVQGQGVGDDTVIGKAVIANTAADANAKVTEGSILIAKNTDKDYLPAIEKSSAVIVENGGLTSHAAVVGISMGIPVIVGAAGASDKISDGELITVDSRRGIVYHGASNAL from the coding sequence ATGAAGAAAACCAAGATCGTAAGTACCCTTGGTCCTGCAAGTACTGACGTCGATACGATTGTTAAGTTGATTGAAGCCGGCGCTAACATTTTCCGGTTTAACTTCTCACATGGTGATCACGAAGAACACCTTGGCCGTTTGGAAAACGTCCACAAGGCGGAAAAGATTACTGGTAAGACGGTTGGTATCATGTTGGATACGAAGGGTGCCGAAATCCGGACGACCGTTCAACAAGGTGGTAAGTTGAATTTCACGACCGGTGATCAATTCCGGATCTCCATGGATGCTTCCATCGAAGGAACCAAGGAAAAAATCGCGGTTACTTACCCTGGCCTGTACGATGATGTTCACGAAGGCGGCCACGTCTTATTCGATGATGGTCTGCTGGACACGGTCGTTGACAAGAAGGATGACGCAACTAAGGAATTAGTTGTGACTGCCCAAAACGATGGTGTTTTAGGTTCCCGTAAGGGTGTTAACGCTCCTGGCGTTTCCATCAACTTACCTGGGATCACTGAAAAGGACTCCGATGACATTCGCTTCGGTCTGGACCACGAAATCAACTTCATCGCCGCTTCCTTCGTTCGGAAGCCACAAGATGTTTTGGATATTCGTGAACTCCTCGAAGAAAAGCACATGGAACACGTGCAAATCTTCCCTAAGATCGAATCCCAAGAAGGTATCGACAACTTTGATGACATCATCAAGGTTTCCGATGGTCTGATGGTTGCTCGTGGTGACATGGGTGTCGAAATTCCAACGGAAAACGTGCCTTTGGTTCAAAAGGCTTTGATCAAGAAGTGCAACGCCTTAGGTAAGCCAGTGATCACGGCGACCCAAATGTTGGACTCCATGCAAGAAAACCCACGTCCTACGCGTGCCGAAGCTTCTGACGTTGCCAACGCCGTCTTTGATGGTACGGACGCAACCATGCTTTCTGGTGAAAGTGCTAACGGTGAATACCCTGTTGAAGCCGTTACGACGATGAACCGGATCGACATCAAGGCTGAAAATGCTTTGAAGGACTTTGGTCGGGACAACTTAGACTTCGATAACGGTGACGTTACGGAATCTATCGGTGCTTCCGTTGCCCGGGTCGCTAACCAATTAGGGGTTAAGACCATCGTGGCTGCTACGGAATCCGGCTACACGGCGCGGATGATCTCCAAGTACCGTCCAAATGCCAACATCTTAGCCGTTACGTTTGATGACCGGACCCGTCGTGGGTTGATGGTCAACTGGGGTGTTTACCCAATCGTTACGGAAAAGCCTTCTAACACTGATGCAATGTTCGATTTAGCAGCTGCTAAGGCTGTTGAAACCGGCTTGGCTAAGGAAGGCGACTTAATCCTGATCACTGCCGGTGTTCCTGTCGGCGAACGTGGGACTACGAACTTGATGAAGATCCAATTAATTGGTTCTAAGTTAGTTCAAGGTCAAGGTGTCGGTGATGACACGGTTATCGGTAAAGCCGTTATCGCGAACACCGCTGCTGATGCCAACGCTAAGGTGACTGAAGGTAGTATCCTGATTGCCAAGAACACTGACAAGGACTACTTGCCAGCCATTGAAAAGTCCAGTGCCGTTATCGTTGAAAACGGTGGGTTGACTTCTCATGCCGCTGTTGTCGGTATCTCCATGGGGATTCCTGTCATCGTTGGTGCCGCTGGTGCCAGTGACAAGATCTCTGATGGTGAATTGATCACCGTTGACTCTCGTCGTGGGATCGTTTACCACGGTGCTTCTAACGCACTTTAA
- a CDS encoding transaldolase, whose product MQLNVKVYSDGAELTAMKQVAAQGIVQGFTTNPSLMKAAGITDYLAFAREAVAAFPDQSISFEVFANQPDQMLKEALVLANLGSHVAVKVPIIRATGADNTAVISQLSQAGVQVNVTAITTLEQVQLAVDALNPAVGGIVSVFAGRIADTGVDPLPLMRQAATLCHAKAGVELLWASTREVFNIVQADRMGCDIITVPPKILAKMTKFGKDALQVSVDTVKTFDADIAELGFTIPTADQVAPKI is encoded by the coding sequence ATGCAGTTGAACGTTAAAGTTTATTCAGATGGCGCAGAACTTACAGCGATGAAGCAGGTTGCGGCTCAAGGGATCGTCCAGGGCTTTACCACGAATCCCAGCTTAATGAAGGCCGCGGGGATTACTGATTATCTAGCCTTTGCCCGTGAGGCCGTGGCGGCCTTTCCGGACCAATCCATTAGTTTTGAAGTGTTTGCGAACCAACCGGACCAGATGTTAAAGGAAGCCTTGGTCTTGGCGAACCTGGGGTCGCACGTGGCGGTCAAGGTCCCCATCATTCGGGCAACGGGGGCCGATAATACGGCGGTGATTTCTCAACTCTCCCAAGCGGGGGTTCAGGTCAACGTGACGGCCATTACCACCTTGGAACAGGTTCAATTGGCAGTGGACGCCTTGAATCCCGCAGTCGGGGGCATTGTTTCCGTCTTTGCTGGCCGTATCGCGGATACGGGTGTCGATCCGTTGCCGCTGATGCGGCAAGCAGCCACGCTATGCCACGCCAAGGCGGGGGTGGAACTCCTCTGGGCTAGCACTCGTGAAGTCTTTAACATCGTTCAGGCTGATCGAATGGGCTGTGACATTATTACGGTGCCACCCAAGATTCTGGCCAAGATGACCAAGTTTGGTAAAGATGCGCTACAGGTTTCGGTGGACACGGTCAAGACGTTCGATGCGGATATCGCTGAACTCGGTTTCACGATTCCCACGGCGGATCAAGTGGCCCCGAAAATTTAA